A stretch of the Vicinamibacteria bacterium genome encodes the following:
- a CDS encoding response regulator — MSASHKNVWTSRAQITLSQSRILMVDDEIDILKPVISYFRVLGCQVVGAREPEEAQALLEHEAFDLIILDLGLTRFGTDGLEVVRGIREQDQRTPIIVLSAHVAAEVEEEALRAGADYVLPKPQPLADLAQVVIGLIGGRS; from the coding sequence CAAGCCACAAGAACGTATGGACGAGTCGTGCGCAGATAACACTCTCCCAGAGCCGCATCCTGATGGTGGATGACGAGATCGACATCCTTAAACCGGTGATCTCCTACTTCCGGGTGCTCGGGTGCCAGGTCGTGGGTGCGCGGGAGCCGGAAGAGGCGCAGGCCCTGCTCGAGCACGAAGCTTTCGACCTGATCATCCTGGATCTAGGGCTCACGCGCTTTGGAACGGACGGGCTTGAGGTGGTGAGGGGCATCCGGGAACAAGACCAGCGGACGCCGATCATTGTCCTGAGCGCGCATGTGGCCGCGGAAGTCGAGGAAGAAGCGCTTCGGGCGGGCGCGGACTACGTCCTGCCGAAGCCACAGCCCCTCGCGGATCTCGCCCAGGTGGTCATCGGGCTGATCGGTGGCCGGTCATGA
- a CDS encoding EAL domain-containing protein — MSDQTLLEQILDPGALSACFQPVVESNGSGYRTHYLECLVRGPKGTAAERPDVLFSYVRRKHGEVAVDRACIRTILSVAEAFPGDGSLGINVHSVTLAVDPDFLVFLKEEAGRHGIDLARIIIEIVEHGVPRNGTAFGEALAGLRRLGVRVALDDIGLGHSNYKMILDSRPDYFKIDRYFVQGAGSDFYRQAVLKSVAELARPFGARVVVEGVENEADLAAARSAGATLFQGFAFSRALPGSAYLGATPPLGSTRPGIEEQPVSRRPQGDGS; from the coding sequence ATGAGCGACCAGACCCTGCTCGAACAGATCCTGGATCCGGGGGCGCTCTCGGCGTGCTTCCAGCCCGTTGTCGAGAGCAACGGGTCGGGTTATCGCACCCACTACCTCGAGTGCCTGGTCCGGGGCCCCAAAGGAACGGCGGCAGAGCGCCCGGACGTGCTCTTCAGCTATGTGCGCCGGAAGCATGGGGAGGTTGCCGTGGACCGCGCCTGCATCCGAACGATCCTGAGCGTTGCCGAGGCCTTCCCCGGTGACGGGAGCCTGGGCATCAACGTGCACTCCGTAACCCTCGCGGTGGACCCCGACTTTCTCGTCTTCTTGAAAGAGGAGGCCGGCCGCCACGGCATCGACCTCGCGCGGATCATCATCGAGATCGTGGAGCACGGCGTCCCCCGGAACGGGACGGCCTTCGGGGAGGCCCTGGCCGGCCTCCGGCGCCTAGGGGTGCGGGTGGCGCTGGACGACATCGGACTCGGGCATTCGAACTATAAGATGATCCTCGACAGCCGTCCCGACTACTTCAAGATCGATCGGTACTTCGTGCAAGGAGCCGGATCCGACTTCTACCGGCAGGCCGTCCTCAAGTCCGTTGCCGAGCTTGCCCGTCCGTTCGGAGCGCGCGTGGTGGTGGAGGGCGTAGAGAACGAGGCGGACCTGGCGGCGGCGCGGTCGGCGGGAGCCACCCTCTTTCAGGGATTCGCGTTCAGCCGAGCGCTGCCGGGTTCGGCCTACCTGGGCGCTACCCCCCCCCTCGGATCGACTCGCCCCGGGATCGAGGAGCAGCCGGTCTCCCGCCGACCTCAGGGAGATGGCTCTTAG